The DNA region TCCTGGGTGTTTTCCTGTTTCCATATTGGTTATCATGGTGCATACACATGTACATATTGAAATTACCGAGACAATGGGGGTGGTAATAGCAATTTAGCAAAGatagcttcttttttttttgtaacatgcTTAGTTTCTTTGGCTGGTTTTACAGccaatttgttttgtttctttatatgaAATGATTGAAATTCTATCTGAAACTAGAGAACTTTTGAGACTCTATACTTGCCTCCTCTCCTTATTTTAGCAGAACTAAAAGAACTTTGTTTTCCTATTCTTGAAAGATTCTACTATTCTGCTCATGATGGTGTTATGTTCTGTCATTTATTTTCTGTTGTGGGGATCTGATTTAATATTATGTTACAGGCAGACAACTATGAGAAAATCTTTTCCCACATGAAGCCAAACAGCATCCTTGGACTTTCCCATGGATTTCTTCTTGGGCATTTGCAGTCAATGGGACTTGATTTCCCAAAAGATATTAGTGTGATTGCTGTGTGTCCCAAGGGAATGGGCCCGTCTGTGAGGAGACTTTATGTTCAAGGCAAAGAGATTAACGGTGCTGGAATTAATTCCAGTTTTGCAGTCCACCAGGTTTGCTCTCCATCACTCATGGGATTGCAGTGTTTGTGCCCATGTAAGCAATTTTGTATAACAGACCATTTGGTTCTGAATTCATGTTTGCAGGATATTAATGGTAGAGCCACTGATGTTGCTCTGGGATGGTCAGTTGCCCTGGGTTCTCCTTTCACATTTGCTACCACTTTGGAGCAGGAGTACAGGAGTGACATCTTTGGGGAGCGGGGTGCATACTTCTTCTagacctctttttttttttttaatggtaaactaaacttaattgtttatttctGACATTTGTTTCATTATGGGTTATAGGCATTTTACTTGGTGCTGTTCATGGAATTGTGGAATCGTTGTTCAGAAGGTACACTGAAAATGGAATGAGTGAAGATCAGGCTTACAATAACACTGTTGAGTGCATAACAGGAATTATATCAAAAACCATCTCAACTCAGGTAGCTTGAGATAACATTGTAGAATATGTTTTCCCTGCACACATACAAACAGTTGTTTCTTTGCTTTGATGGTGTCTTCCATAGTGTAACCGTTTCCAATTATCTATCTTCTGTTAACAGGGTATGTTGGCTGTTTACAACTCCCTGTCTGAAGAGGGAAAAAAGGATTTTGAGACTGCTTATAGTGCCTCATATTATCCTTGCATGGACATCTTGTATGAGTGCTATGAAGATGTAGCAAGTTGTAGTGAGATTCGCAGTGTTGTCTTGGCTGGGCGTAGGTTTTATGTAAGTTCTTACCATACTACAACTTGGATCAGTTTGAAATAATTGTCAACTCTAATCTTTCAATTGGTTTTAAGTAGATATAAAAtgttctattaaatttttatttttggttatgCTTCTGTTTGACAGGAAAAGGAGGGTCTACCAGCATTCCCAATGGGAAAAATTGATCAGACGCGCATGTGGAAAGTTGGTGAGCGAGTCCGATCAGCAAGGCCAGCTGGTGACTTAGGCCCATTGTACCCCTTTACTGCAGGTGTATATGTGGCTTTAATGATGGCCCAGGTATGAGGATTCCCTTCCCATAGAGTGATTTGTAATATTGTTAGGCTACTTGATCGGTAATATAATGGCTAAATACCCTTTTTCATGGAATAATCTTGGGAATGCTCTCTTGAAAAAagagattaatttaaaattttgacattgttttcaaattataaatactattaatCTCGAATGGCTACAATTAAACTGGTGTCTCGGGAATtctgtattttgaaaatttcaaattggcTGCTTGGGATTACGAGGTTTGTAGATTGAGATACTTCATTTTGAATGGTGATATCCTGCTTCTGGATTTGAATTTTCCAGATTGAAATCTTGAGGAAGAAAGGGCACTCATACTCAGAGATCATCAATGAAAGTGTGATTGAGTCTGTAGATTCATTGAACCCATTTATGCATGCTCGTGGAGTTTCATTTATGGTGGATAACTGCTCCACAACAGCTCGGCTCGGATCAAGGAAATGGGCCCCTCGTTTTGATTACATCCTCACACAGCAGGCTTTGGTGGCTGTGGATAGTGGTGCCCCCATTAACCGAGATCTCATCAGCAACTTCCTTTCAGATCCAGTGCATGGAGCCATTGAAGTCTGTGCTCAACTGAGACCAACTGTTGACATCTCAGTCCCACCAGATGCAGATTTTGTGCGTCCAGAGTTGCGTCAATCTAGCAATTAGATCTTGGAGAAAGCTTCAGCTTGAAGTGGCCAACAAATTCGCTCTATAGGGATAGGCGAGAGGCAGGATCATTATCTGTGAGATGTAGTCGTATTTTTATCTATCTAGATTGCTTGGTTGAGTGTTATTCTATTTTTGTGGGACACTATTATGTATGAGTTTGATGTTGAATGAGACGTGGAAATGCTTTTTATGTTTGGGGTAATATAAGTCCTTAGTAGAGGGCATTTCTGTTTAAGTTTGTGCATTTGAATGGGTAAATCATCTTCAGAGAAGACTTGCcttttgggtttttcatttcttttaccCCCTCCTTGCAGCCCGTATGTTGAAGCTTGTTGCAGTATAATGAGAATGAAGTTGGCAGACAGATTACTTTTCGGAAagagaagaatgaaaaataCTTGACTGATATAAACAAACTAACGGGGATTTACATGACgcaaaattctttaaaatttagttgaaaATGGAGCTGAAGAATACGCCAACCAGGACTTTGAACCAAAGACTAGAAAGAAACCGCAACAACATATACAGTGACAGTTTGACAGATTCATTTCAGGTACATAAGTTTCTTCTAATATTCTGAACAGCCAAAACTTGGCTGTAGAAGACTACAAGACAAATACAGGCAAGAGGCAACATGTACAAAGAGTAAAAGCCTAAATATATACAGGAATTGAAATAGAAGGCTCCTGACTTTTGATTTTCGACTCAAATAATTTTATGCAGTGGAGTAAGAGGCTTCCATAGCTATACCGCAAAGGCCTGCCTTAGCAGCAATCTCTCTTTGCATCATGATATATCCTTCTTCGCCCCATCCTGTACCCCATCACTGCTCACTCCATAAACATCAGCAGTAATTCCATGGTGTAGTTCAGATCCACACTCACCTGTAAACCCACTGCTCGAATAAAACTGCAAGTCAAATCCTCCAGCATCAATGGCAACAGAAACTGCCTGATTAGCTACTGCCTTCAATAGTGCCTTCCGTATTGTGAAGTTTTGTCCTGGAAAGCCTACTAATCATCTGGGTGCCCTGGAAATTTTTCTGATCTGATTTGATTGTTTGTTCTTCTGTTAAATCCATCCTCTAATTGTTATCAATTACACACTGAAATCAAATTGTTAACCTGAACCCATCTGAAATTGTCATTCGAAAGAATCTGTGAcgcaatattattattacaaattatgGCTAAGTTCCAAATAACTTGTATAGGCATGATGCTAATTTGTTTGGGATTGCTTGTGAAGCCCACTATTCTGGGCAGTGATTGTTTAGGAATAAACTTACACATCAATGCACTCAAACTTCATCGCAATCATTTGAATCACATGGACGGCATGTGCCCGCCATGGACAGTCTCTCTCCACCAGATTCGATCATTCTCCATTACTCTTCTCATTTGCTTTTCGATTTTCAGGTCTGCATCCCAAATTCCAtaagaaatcaagtttctaaaccatttgattcttcatttgaattaatagtttaagTTCATCCATTGAATATATTATTGGTTGGTATTTGGcacaaaaaagataaagagtGGTGTCGTTTCGTTCAACTTCATGGACAAATGCTGACAAAACACAGAGACTTTCCAAGTTCATTTCAACACTAAAGGTCCCCAGTAAACAGTTCCGCACAAATTTATAAACTCAGAAAGTATTGCCGGCCGTGGTTCACCAATGTCAGTGAGAgaagtataaataaaatgaggCCTAAGGCCTTATTCCTATTCAAGATTTGATGTATTATCAAATTaacattaaagttaaaattaacagaattaaTCAAGTTGTTTTTGTCGGGGACTTGATGTTagaaaaggagagagagagaagtcaATTGGAGACAATGCCAGATAAGggagagggaaaaaaaatcctaaagaaagaaaatataatatttcaaagtttaatattgaaaaaattattagttttctaaaattagagaaaaaaatgaataatattagctggttttgataattttttttgataatcagGACCTTGTTTGTATTTATTGGATAAATAAATCTTAGATACAGTAACCGTAACCACTGTACCAGATAAATCAATGTTTCACAGTTTAACTGCTCCCATTTCGCTCGTCACTACTATAAGAATcgcttttgctttcttttcctcTGGCTACTAAGATGTTTCAGTTCACCAGGTTGTCTCTTGCCCACCCATGGATTCAACAGTAGTTCGAAAGGTTAACCTATTCGAGAATGTTTGGATCTACGCTTATTTTCAACTCCCTAAAGCATTTCATCACTTACTACAGCCTTCCTCGTCTCGAGGTGCCTAGGTATCCACCGTAAGCTTTTTCTTGTTTGAACCTCGCCCTTTACTTTACTTTAAGGCTATGTCATCCTAAAGTGCTGCTAAATGGATGGGTAAACATGAGATACAGTGACCATAACTACTGCACCAGATAAGTTAGGCTTGAActcaaatctttatttaaaaattgtaatgtttcatcaattttgttaaccttTAAAGTCGAAATAATagttctaataattttaataactcacacataggtgtttgaatttttaacaaggccaaaggacttattcctacccaaagtatgctaCATTCCCAAGTTTCCATtacttaactttgaaaatctcatttattaacTCATAGACTATTaagtctgttaattttaaaggtaaaattatcattttatatataatattaaaaataaactaaaattttatccaattttcccctctaaatttaaaaaattaatattttctcccctaaacaaagtttgaaaaaattacattCCCCCACTagagtttagtttcaatattCGGTTACTCTCTCCAGTGTCATTGTCAGTCATCTCTCTCTCCCAACGATTCCTCTCCCTCCCAACGATTCCCCTTCCTCCCATGGTTTGTCTCACCGAGACTTTGACGTTGTGCGATGTCATTTGGGAAAATGATGAACACGATATCTCGTcttcctctgggaagacgagttgTCTTGTCTTTTGTCTTCCAagatgaagacgagatcaaCGATCGATCTTGTCTTTGTCATCTAGAAAGACGATTCATCTTTCTAAATGATGTTGCACGACGTTGGCGTCTCATCGAGATAAACCGTTAGAGGAAGGGAATCATTGGAAGGGAGAAATGACCGATAATAACACTGGAAAGAGTGACCAGATATTAAAACTAAGccttaggaaaaaaaaatgtgataacctacgagagaaaattgttagtttttaaaatttatgaggaattgagataaaattttaagagattaagtttttattaattttaatcgtcTATAAGtaagtaaataagatttttacaattaaaaaataaaaactcgaGAATACAACCTACtttaagtgggaataagtccatTGGCCTTTtagtaattaactaaaacaaTCTAAAAATGCAACATGGGAATCGGTTTTTTGGCCATAAAATGATAACAGTTAGTAATACGACACAATCATTTTAGTTACCAAGGATAGAATGCGGGTTGGCTTTACACAAGGAAAGAGCTGTTCCATGATTTGTTACTTTTCACTTTTCTAGCCACTAAAGTGGCTGCAATAATTCagaaatttatttgatttattattgcctataaagaataaaataaatttttatcataaaaggcagtggaacaaataaataaatgcagaaaatataaagaataaaataaatttttggtcCCATCTTAGTCATTTGATCTAAAATTATTCTTCATTTATATGAGTTATTATTGTATAGTTATCCAATAGTGGGTCACATAGATTATGTTATCTAAAGTAAGTTGAATCTAAAATTTAACCCTAGATAATATtgggttaattttaataatcccAAAGTACTTAATTAATAGTTTGGTTATGTATCCTTGAAAAATCCTAGGAAACGGAAAGGAAATAATGAAACTCatatattaaagtaataaatttaataatataaacaaaaagggTAGTTTGGTAAATGGAACGTGCAAAACGGTGTTAGTGCAGCTTAGACTTCCGTAATaggattaataaataaataagtaaaattgcTTAAAAGGAAATTTATTAATGACGTTGGATTTAAGAATAAATGGAAAATTGGTTTTAGTTTCCTGAGCAGCACTTGGGTTCAATTAAATGACTGCGGCGCCCCCAGGAGACGGCGAAGTGGACTGGACTGGACTGGACTCCCATACATAagcatcaaattttaatataattttggatGAGAGATGAGATAGAATGCCGTAAAGGAAAGACAGAGTGGGGGGCAAAGCTTAGCTTAGGTTAGATTAGTGCTGCTCGTGAAGAAGCAGGTAAACTGGGAGTAGCAGTGAAGAAGATCACTATTaaggaagaaaattaaaagCTCATTTTCTCTCTCCCCCTTAAACACTTGGTATCATTCGCATTCATTCTTTGCTTCCTCCTTTTATATCACGAGATCCCCATCTCTCTTTTCTATCTTTCCTTCGTGTTGTTTTCTTAACGAgctctctcttctttttcttctcgtTTTACAGTATTATCGTAGAgaaaaaccaaactaaaccagTGTCTGTTTAATTTATGATGTCACATTCAAAGAAATTCTTACAAGATATAAACTTTGATTCTTTAACTAACCGATTCGCTGACTCACTCACCTTCAACGACGACAACAACAAGCCAGATTTCAAAGAACTCGATCTGGGTTCACCCGTTTCACCTTTGTTAACCCGTGGATCAGTTACTAACGCCAATGGTGTCACCACATCAACCAGCAGCTCCATCTCCTCTGGTTCAGCCTCGGCCAAAAGCAATACCACTCCTCAATTgcctaaaaacaaaacaaaaaataactcCGGTGAGCTCTCGGGTCCACCTGGGTCCGGCCCAGCTCCACGTAATCTGAAACCGGGTCACCGGAGATCAGTCTCCGCCGGTCCACCATTAATCTATTCTGGTTCGAGTTTCAGTACAGCGAGCAGCAGTGGCAGTATGTATAACGGAAATGGAGCACATTCAGTTTCTATAAATCCCAACGCCGCAAGCGTGCTCCCCAGTGGCAACATTTGTCCATCTGGGAAGACCATTAAAACTGGCATGGCATGTCGCGTTTCCAACAGAACTGACACGTTGGGCACGGGCATGGGAAACTATGGACACGGCAGCATAGTGCGTGGTTATAGCAATggcaataacaataataataataacaacgcGAAATTAGGTAATGTCGCGGATGCAGAGGAGGTGAAGAGGGCGGGAAATGAGATGTAcaaaaagggtaattttgttGAGGCTTTGAAGTTGTACGATAAGGCCATATCTATTTCGCCTGAAAACGCCGCCTATAGGAGTAACCGCGCTGCGGCTTTGACGGCGATAGGGAGGTTGGGTGAGGCTGTTTCAGAGTGTGAGGAGGCTGTGAGATTGGACCCTGCTTATATGAGAGCTCACCAGAGGCTGGGTTCTCTGTATCTTAGGTGAGTTTGTTGCTATCTTGCTTGTTATTCCTTTCCTGTGT from Mangifera indica cultivar Alphonso chromosome 8, CATAS_Mindica_2.1, whole genome shotgun sequence includes:
- the LOC123223821 gene encoding ketol-acid reductoisomerase, chloroplastic, coding for MAAAASASFSPALSIPATSSSKTLKPVFTSLKLGFLSSSSKSLRAMKATAGGNGVSAGSALGARMVSMPTIKTPTSLDFETSVFKKEKISLAGHDEYIVRGGRDLFKLLPDAFKGIKQIGVIGWGSQGPAQAQNLRDSLAEAKSDIVVKIGLRKGSRSFAEARAAGFTEENGTLGDIWETVSGSDLVLLLISDAAQADNYEKIFSHMKPNSILGLSHGFLLGHLQSMGLDFPKDISVIAVCPKGMGPSVRRLYVQGKEINGAGINSSFAVHQDINGRATDVALGWSVALGSPFTFATTLEQEYRSDIFGERGILLGAVHGIVESLFRRYTENGMSEDQAYNNTVECITGIISKTISTQGMLAVYNSLSEEGKKDFETAYSASYYPCMDILYECYEDVASCSEIRSVVLAGRRFYEKEGLPAFPMGKIDQTRMWKVGERVRSARPAGDLGPLYPFTAGVYVALMMAQIEILRKKGHSYSEIINESVIESVDSLNPFMHARGVSFMVDNCSTTARLGSRKWAPRFDYILTQQALVAVDSGAPINRDLISNFLSDPVHGAIEVCAQLRPTVDISVPPDADFVRPELRQSSN